ttgtttgtttgtttttgtttgtttttgttttttttaaaaatggagtgtgctgaatATCTccacaattttgttcaaaggactacagaacctggaaaagctgttgctgctattgatgcataacatattgccattattgctctttttatataaatataaatatatacatatataagctaaaaaataacaaatacatttatttcagtgctaggcattggtggagcatacctttgatcccagcacttgggaggcagagtcgggtggatctctgtgagttcgaggccagcctggtctacaggacgagtgccaggataggctccaaagctacaaagagaaaccctgtctgaaaaacaaaaaaatatatatttatttcataatttgtgtttatgtgtgcttgTCTGAGATGTGGGCATGGTGTCACCAACATTGGAAGGacctttccctcttcttctcaGGAAACTTCCTTAAACATACACTTAAAATTTGCCTCACTAACACTGAGACagcttcattttattctttgctattatttttactttatatttaatcATATGTGTGTGAGAGCCCACATGAGTGCAGGCTCCCACTAAGGCCAGAGGGAAAGGAGATCCTCTGGAGATGGGATTACAAGTGGTTCTGAGCCTccccatgtgggtgttgggaaccaaactcatgttTTCGGGAGAGCAGAACAGTatattttgtttgattgtttgtttggctttttttgtttttgagacagtgtttctctgtgtagctttggagcttatcctggcacccactctgtagaccaggctggccttgaactcacagagatccaactacctctgcctcagcctctgcctcccaaatgctgggattaaagttgtgtgccaccaacaccgggcagCACACTAtatccttaaccactgagccatctctgcagacccCAAACTCTTATTGATGGTCAGGGTATGTGtcagcacacaccaccacacagctgTGGGCATCcagtggagtcagttctccccttccacctgtgcatgggctctggggatcaaccTCAGGCTGTGAGACTTGTGTTCTAGAAATCTTCATCTGCTCACCCATCCTACCCactcttcttctctttctaaattagtatttttttaaatctttgggaatttcacagaATTTACTTGATCTTATTCACCCCCAGCTTACCCAAATCCACCTCCCACCTCCTGTGCTCCcatctccttgttctctctctttcttaaagCCATCAAGTCACATTTGTGCCATCCAAATCTGGATGTGTGTTCTTCCACAGAAGTGTAGTCACCTTCCAGGCTTCATACCCTTAGCAAAAACTGACTGCCCCCTCTCAACTCACTATATTGCCAGGACTGGCCCTGAACTTATGATCTGTCAGAATCTACCTCCCCACTACTGGAATTgtaagtgtgtgccatcaccaggTTTACATAGTTCTGGGGATCCCTCTAGGGATATATGCATGCTAAACATGCTTTCAACTGAGTCCTACCCGTAGACCCCAGTGCAGTGTCTAGGTTAGGATTACTAAGGTTACAACAGGGCTATCACAAGACAGTGTTCCTTTTACATTAATTAGAAGAGTGCTTTTTAACTCCAACAAGTCTTGGCAGACTTCCCCTTGCTTAATTTTTCTTGGTAAATAAACAGTTATAGATTGGGACTATAGTTTAATAATAGGTGTGGTTGTCTAGCTTGTGACACCCTGAAttcaatatgaaaataaaagaagggagggaaggaaggagggaggaatgtaaggaaggaagaagggaaagaaagaacaaaataaaggaaggaaggaaggaaggaaggaaggaaggaaggaaggaaggaagaaggaaaaatctAGCTAGCATATTGAATAAAGTGTTTCCTTGTTTATAATCGTTTACTTGTGTTTTCTTACCTCCCTTTCCTAATTTCCCTGGATGAAACACTGCAAGATGTAAGCTGAAATgaaacctttcttccccaacttgtttttggtaaTTCTGTTTTGTCACaccaatagaagccctaactaagatgTAGACACAGTTCCAAAAGGCCAGACTCCTAAAGGCCAAGGTCTTGTTCACTATAGTTTCTCACAAGGAATCCCTGTATCTTGAAACAATGCCCATCCAGTCTTCTAGtttcacttctgttgctgtgataacacctGATGAAGAGAGActcagaggaggaaagggttatttggctCAAAATTCTAGGTTACACTTCATGATTGCAGGGGTGACAGCACTGGAGAGTCACATCTggacaagagcagagaggaatgaaTGCACCCAAGCTGCCTGCTTGCTGCTGCTCTTGGTTATCTTTCTTCACTCTTACACAGTTAGGGCCCAGCACATGAAAGGGAACTGTTATGCCCAAGTTGTGAAGATCCCCAAagaccaccagggagacagacccaccaaactgcaaaagcaaggtttATTGTTCATCCAGCCATGACAGGGACACTGCCTAACAAGcagacacagcagcctccagaggtagtgagttccctgtctactgctaggttttttttattattttattttttattttattagttctagttagggaacaagcttatttcaagtcccttctccctttccctcccctcacccccaaacttcatcccccagcccaccccccaccccatccacccaccactccccaggcagggtagggccctcaacgggggctctgcaaagtccaccaagtcttcctatgctgatcctgggcccttccccatgtgtccagggccagagtgtaacccttcatatgggatgggctctcaaagtcccttcttgcaccagggaaaaatactaatccaccaccagaggctccctggagtgcagaggcctccttattgacatccatgttcaggggtctggatcagtcttgtacaggcctcctggacagcatctggggtcgatgtgctctcccttgttcaggtcacctgttcctgtgggtttctccaacctggtacagaccccttcgttcttcatgcctccctctcttcaactaaattcccgatttcggctcattgtatatctgtggatgtctgtctctgtttccatcagccactggatgaaggctctaggatggcataaagagaagtcatcaatctcattttagggggtaCTGCtaggtttttaaaggaaaaaaaaaacaatcgcGGGATTACATGGGTTGTTGTCTGATTGGTTGACCtttgggaacaattaggagaATTTCTTAAGTCATATTtaggcatgaaatacctgtgtacaaTTATTCTTATTgatcagtgctaagagggaacattctgtggtttttatggctttgtcttgttacttgccaATGGCCTGTTGTTCATacataccaatagttttcagaactgtatcctggagactacaggggagtttttggtctcccctgagtttcttttgtggctaAACAGTTCCCAGGATCCAAGTATGTAGGAGCTTGAGGGGAatctgttgtttctttgtgtttagttttgacCCTAAGCTCCAGGAGGCCAAGGCATCTGGAGTTTCATTGTgtcatgtgctgagtcagaggcctacatctctTTTCTGTagtctgtcatggctgctaaagcagggggctgagtgagggtcttgtccctttatttttctctgtatgaATAGTAAGAGTTAATGAGAACTTAAGGTTTTGTCACATTTATACAATTTCTCCCCAGTgtaaattattagaagtgaaaCCTTTGAGTTTAGATTACCCCCTTCAGGAACAACTCACTTTCAGGGTGGTTATTAAAAACTGACATGTAAACTAACTAACTCACCCAGCACACAGTAAGTCTGTACAAATATTTGCCAGTTGAATGCATGGAAGCAAATAACtggatgttttaaatatttcctccTACAACatatgattaaaatgaaaagtagCAGCCAAGTAAGGTTGTACATTAGTCTAACCCCACATTTTGGAGCCTGAGGTAGGagattcatgagttcaaggccatctgggctatataatgagaacatgtctcaaaacaaatattaaaaggcAAAAAGTAACCAGttgtggtagcccacacctttaatccagaggcaggcaggtatctgagttcaaggctatccaaAGAAGGATTTCCAGGATTTCcggggctacacatagaaactctgcctcaaaacaaaaagggaaagtaTCTCCATTTGTCCATATCATGAAGTACAACCTTTCtctgtctacctgtctctgtctctgtctctgtctctgtctctctctatctctctctctccttccctccctccctccctccctccccctccctcctttgtcCCCCTCCCAGTCTGTCCCCCTCTTTGCTGGAGACCTGGGTAGCTGATCATTGGGTTAGTTGATGCCTAGTCTCAGAAGAGGAGAATCTACTTAGCTGAGTTCAGGAATGTTAATCTCATCCAGAAACAATCCCACACACAAACTACTACTCAAGCTGGCCACCTGGTAACAGATGAAAGCAAACCAATTAAAGAAGCTATCCTTACCTTTTTTTAACAGATATGAATTGAGGAAGCTGTTTCTTCCTGAGAAGGGCATTATTAAACATGTTTGAGTGTGCTGAAGCAAGACCCTTGGTTTGAGTACCAAAGACTccgaaacaaaataaatacaaaaggacATGATGACTAGGGAGGTAGAACAGCTTACAGTAAGGAGCTTGGAATGCAAGCATTACACACTGAGTTCAACCTCTAGGACCCAATGGAAAAAATCATATCTGTAGATGAAATATAGGAAGCCCagcaaggggaaggaagagacaggtcCATGGACCTCACTATCCTGCTAGACTAGTTAAACTGGAAGTCTGGAGAGTTCCAGACCACTTAGAAACCATGAATGAAAAAGAAGGCAGACAGCCCCTGTCAAGCAAAAGATGAGACTATACTCTGACCACCAATACCAacacaaaaaaaatacaactgcATAGGCattaacacacacagagagagagagagagagagagagagagagagagagagagagagggagggagggagggagagagagagcatttgaGACAGTAAGGAATTATTCTGTTATAGTGAATAAAATTTGGTCAACAATTGGATTTGAAAGTGTTGCTCTGATGACAGAGATTCAAGGTGCCACAGAATTCACCACTGCAGTCTGAACACAGGTGTGTCCCTGTGCATAGAAGCAGAGAAATGTCAGACTAGTGCagtgagaaaagagaaagtgCTGGAACACAGTAGACACAGAGTGTGGTGGTCACCATAGGGAAAGGTCTGAAAACATTGTATCTGTAACCTCTGGGGCTTGAATAGTCACCTGAATAGGAACTGGGGCAGTCATCAGATCTGTCTATCTATGTAACTACTGAGAACAAGAGACCTAAACCTAAAAGCTCTCTATTCCAGACTGTGTGTAGTACTGACAGTTTGTACCAAACAGATCCACCCACTGAAAACACAATGACAGAATTTCATCTCCCATGAATTTATTACACAAGCACGGTAGGCTCCCCACACCCACAGTGGACACAGAAGTGAAGAACCCTATGTCTGCTCCCTGGAATCCACAGCACAGAAACCTGAGGCTGAAATGAGGATGCTCAGTATTTGTCTGGCAGGCCTTTGGGTCGGTAGTGATTGGGGTCATTGCCACTGCGGCCCCATCTGTTGGCTTCCTGGTCTGCCAAGGAATCCTCGTGTCCACGACCCAAGAACATCTGAATGTTCTCTCTTGCATCACTAGGAGAAGCACATGGAGGAGATCCACAATGAGCTGCATGGCCATAGTCCACCCTCCCAGTTCTCCACTTTTCCATAGATGGCTATAGAACAAAATCAGGATACCAGGGAGGAGGACCTGAAACAGTGACCCTGCCAAGCCCAGCACTGCTCAGGCCAGCTGAGTCATCCTATATTGAACAACCATCATCACATAGGCAGGGATGGAATCACTCCCTGTCTGCATTTGGAAGCATGCCTATCCAGCATGAGCTGTGTGCTGGATCTGCCCACAGCACAGGATCCACAGAGTATAAATGGAAGAAGTACCTGTATGAGCAAGTGGTGGTAGGGGGGAGAAGAGGCCTGCAGGGCATGGGGCACAGATGGTCAAGACTTTGTCTTGGGATCATCTGACCCTGGTCTCCTAGCACAGTCAATCCTTGCTACCCAGGCCCAGTGTTCCAACTGTCTGCATTTACCTGAGGATCTCAGCAGCCCACACTCCCCCAGGACCCCTTTGGGCAGCATCATAGTTCCCTCTAGCATGGAAGTATTTGTCTGAGTTTTTCCAGTTGGCCTCCTTCATGTCAGAGTAGGCTCGCCACATGTCCCCAGCCCCTGATGGGAAAGACAGGAGGAATATGAACCTAAAGACTATGCCCATGCCTTAGGGAGGATCAAAAGATAACAGCAAACAGACACATCAACCAGGCAGCTCTGGTCTCAGGCCTAGCAGGTTTCAAGCTACTGCTCTTCCACCTGCTGTACTCAGACCATTACAGTCACTAGTCTGAGATTTGTATTTGTATTGCATAaccccagccaaaaaaaaaaaactagaaataacaTCCCAAAGAAGTGGGCAAAAATTTCTAAATTGTTTCCTGAACCCCACAAGCCATACTTCACCCATCAGCCTTACCTAGATAAGCCTCATCAATAAATGAGAGCCAGCTGCTGACCCCCAGGACCAGGGAGCAAAAAATGAGACCAGTGAGAAGCTTCATCCTGCTGAAATGAAAAGACAGGCTCACAGATACACACCCTGATGGGTACCCCCACTTGGGGTCTGTAATCAAGGGAGAGGCTTGTAGTCCATCCCACTGTAGCTCACTAGAATCCAAATGGAATGCCTAGGTGACCTGCACCAGGACCTTCCTGAAAATCACAAGGCTTCAGTTCTGGTCCCATCAACCCTGAACCAAGACTTTCTGGGAGGACAGCAAGACAGCACTGATGGAGGAAGAGACATTGAGAGCAGAGCAGATTGTCTCCCCATACAGCAGCCTGCAATTCACTAAGAGGCATTTCCCACATGTCCCTTCAGCACAGCACAAACTTCACACCATATAAATTTAGAACACAAAGGTTAGTTTAAAAGGAAATCCCACGTGGGCATAGAAGAAAGAGCAGAAGTATTTGTGCAGGTCGTTTCGTAGAGTCATCCCTCACCTGAGTTCTGGAGGAGCAATGATTGCCTTTAGTCTTCAGGGACATATTTATGCTGAGACTCCCCACTGGGGAAACTGGCTCACTTGCCAGACTTGGTCCCTGGGGAAAGTCCCACCATGTCATTTCCCACGAAAGACTACACAGGAATCTCCCTGGACACCAGGGTTCTCTTTGTTCATAGGAGAGCTTACCCTGTTGTGCAACAGAGGACACAGGACAGTTTTTCCTAATGGTTGATTAGTCAATGCACATAGCCAGGAAGAGAGGTAACCTACAAAGGTGGTGAACTGAAGGCTGTCAGAATGGTGGAAATGCAATAAAGGTGGTCGATTACTTAGAAGTATTCATTTATTCAGAGTTCATAATGGACATTGCTAAAATGCAGCCATTGATTGGATTTATTGTTCTACATGTCCATGGGTGCACAGGTGTGTGAGaacatgagctccaggttccatgTGAGCCTCATAGACACCTCCACTTGCAGCCATTAGCCTCAGTCTATAGAGTCAATATGGGAGCAGAGTGCATGAGAAGCTGTGTGTTCTGAGAATTTTCTCCTCTTCAGCAGTGATCACAAATAGAGAAGATCCCTTAGATATGAACTAGTATTACAGTGTAGTCTTCAGTTCAGTAAACAGTAGAAAAAATTAAAGGCACTGGTCAGGAAAAACATCCAGATAGCTTCAGAGTGTGATCCAATTGGTGGACACCATTTCCCACCCATGAAACATGCTAGGATTTAGTGCCATCAATGAACATTCTAGAGACTTGGGGAGGTGTTGGCCTTTTGGTTGTTTGATGAGTGGATAAATGGCTTGTGGATGTACATTTGTTCATAATGATGCTGCagttctttctgtctgtttttttccTTACAAATATTTGGCTGTTATTATTTGTGAAAATGATCACCCAATTAGAAGGGTTTTTGAAGAAATGGTGAGGAGACACTGATGTGTACATACTGTGGAGCAGATTCTGAAAGCTAAGGAGATGGTACATTACCAATGGTCAGAAGATGAGAACAGTGGAGATAGGATGAGCTAATTGCTGGTGGTTTTTTCACTGTCAGTTTCCAATGCAGAAGCTCAGCTCATACTAGGAAACTTTCACTGCATTTGTCTTGGAAACAGATACCCAGTAGGACATATTAGTGGAGAAAATGAATGACACAATGGCCAGATATGTTTGGTAAATATGAATTGATTTTGAAGATGTCAAGATTCCTAAGAGTACCTCTGAATGATTGAGGGTGCTGACTGAGAACTGTAGGGAGAGGATTGGATAGAACCAGTCCacagaagcagccagtgctcttggaCCAGCAAAGAGAGCTTTGGATGAACCATGAACTGTGCCTTTGATAGAACACTGGGAAAGCTGCATGTAGAGCAACAGGGACTCTCAGTGATGCTGCAGGGTCATCAGGGAAAGGTGGACTAGTGAGATCATGGTACCAGTGGGAAGATCCTGGGATGGTGATTGGTCACTGAATGAAGACTGTGCACTGAAAGCCAATCCAAGTAAGGGAGCTCATGAAATGAATATTTAGAACTCTACACAGAGCAACAGCCTCTCTTCTTCACAACTTGGGATCTCCATAGTGTGGCTGATACTAGAAGCTAGAATGACACCCTCCCCCAAAGTTCAAGTAGACTTTCAAGTAAAGCATGGGGATGCCTTGCTGGGTTTAACCAGCAGGCCTCACTCTATGTTTGAAGAAGGGTGAAGAAtgtagaaaaggaggaaaggagggagggagcatgagttagagatagagagagaaagagagagagaggaaaggaaagagagaagagagaatgggaaAAATGTAAAAGTCTGGCTAGCAAGGATAGATATGGCTAtaatatatttttgagacatcTCTAATAAAAAGTGTTTATAAGCaagattttcttttcagagaTGACATACAGCATGCAAAAGTGAATGTGGGGctaggaatatggctcagtggtacagtgcttgcctacaTATTTGAAGTCTTGAGTAACTTAAAGCCACACAatataaaccaaacaaaagcacatACATTAGAAATTGCAGGCTAATTCTGCACTTGGTGAACCTTAAATACAGGGCAGAGGGTTCAGGTTTCACCATAAGGAATGGGATTCATGTGTCAAAGACCCACAGTCAACTCAATCTATCTGTATCATGTGCATGACCTCTCCTAGGAAGagtactgttacacagaaagaagaaacaatccATGTCCAAATCCATTTCAGTGAAAGAGCCTGTAGAGAGTCCACAGAGGGCCTAAGAGCCTGTAGGAGTCAGTCAAGCACCAAGGACCCAGCAGCAGTCCCCAGCCAGCACACTGCTTACTCCAGCTCTCTATCTTAGAACTCGCTAAGTAAACTTTCTGGAAATTGGCCTACCCATTAAAAAATGAATGGTGGCTTATGGGTAGGCTAGGATTGTGGCTTAGTTTGGGAAAAGCTCATGGTGAGAGCAATCCAGCTTCAGGAATCAAATACCTAGGTATTTTCCCTATGTTACCCTGCCATGCATATCCCTAAGAGAAAGCCCTGTTACAAAACACCAGATAATCTGTCCAAGAGAGGCCATGACCCTGAGTTCCCATCACAGATCTTAAATTCCAGCACCTTGGACTTGAAAACAGCATGGTCCTGAGGGGAAGAGTCACATAGTGTTCCAGGACCTAGTGTAACTACAGTTTTGCCCTATAGTGAAACTATCGAAGACTGTCACTGTTCTGGAGTAAAAGAGATAGTGTCTAAGAAAGTGTAGGACAGAGTGACCCCACTGATATTCAGTAGCATCCCTGCTGTTTTCACATCTAAGAAAGTGTACATCGATAGATCCAGGCTTCTGTCCTCCTGTGCCTTCAAGATTTTCAGCAGTGGCATGTTCGCCTACATGCACACACTGTTTAAAGACAGGGATGTGTTCTGAGGGATGTGAAAACTTAGTACTTTTCTATTTGCATGACAAAAATTCTGTAACTTggaaacttagagaagaaaggttttatacttacagtttcagaggaataAGAATTCATCAAGGTTGGGAGACATGGAAAGGATGTAGCAAGAATTCAAAGACAGGGAGAAAGCATAGAGAAAACAGCAAGggattaaaagtataaaaatttaaagccatcccgagtgctgggattaaaggtgtcttccaccaacacctggctaaagagaaaatatcaagagcagcaaaggaaaaaggtcaaataacatataaaggcaaacttatcagaaatacatctgacttttccatggaaactctgaaagccagaagttcctagATAGATactctacctacactaagagaccacggatgccagcccagactactatacccagcaaagcttccaatcaatattgatggagaaaacaaggtattccatgacaaaaccagattcaaacaatatgtatccaccaatccagccctacagaaagttctggaaggaaaactgcaacccaaggaagttaactacaaccagaaaaatacaggcaatagataatcccactataCAAACAGCCTAAataaaaaagggatggaaacc
The DNA window shown above is from Cricetulus griseus strain 17A/GY chromosome 3, alternate assembly CriGri-PICRH-1.0, whole genome shotgun sequence and carries:
- the LOC100750598 gene encoding serum amyloid A-5 protein, with the translated sequence MKLLTGLIFCSLVLGVSSWLSFIDEAYLGAGDMWRAYSDMKEANWKNSDKYFHARGNYDAAQRGPGGVWAAEILSDARENIQMFLGRGHEDSLADQEANRWGRSGNDPNHYRPKGLPDKY